A region from the Triticum aestivum cultivar Chinese Spring chromosome 3D, IWGSC CS RefSeq v2.1, whole genome shotgun sequence genome encodes:
- the LOC123073721 gene encoding putative E3 ubiquitin-protein ligase SINA-like 6, whose product MSYIMGCREYYTTCTMRHTICSSCHDKFPDKCCFCSDTTVYNRCHELEDAVELIKLACSNGEHGCTARITYYQKEEHEKDCPHAPCFCPVTGCSFKGPTAMLLEHFSREYKWRSTEFIYNEAFGLRIRGDTPGSCILVGEDGHIFMIDMEMEPAGIVISVCCIQPHITGSKFMCRLSISCNETGYYQAAEFQMSITNLYDGMPKDFMFLVPKGLLRPAITIVPVTITPE is encoded by the exons atgtcttatattatgggatgcaGGGAGTACTACACTACG TGCACCATGCGCCATACCATATGTTCATCTTGCCATGACAAGTTCCCAGACAAGTGTTGCTTCTGCTCTGATACCACAGTCTACAATCGCTGCCATGAGCTAGAGGATGCGGTTGAATTAATCAAACTTGCTTGCTCCAATGGCGAACACGGATGCACTGCGAGGATAACATACTACCAAAAAGAAGAGCATGAGAAAGATTGCCCGCACGCGCCATGCTTCTGCCCCGTAACCGGCTGCAGCTTCAAAGGGCCAACCGCAATGCTCCTCGAGCATTTCTCACGCGAGTACAAGTGGCGTAGCACGGAATTTATATACAACGAGGCATTTGGGCTCCGCATCCGTGGCGATACTCCTGGTTCATGCATTCTTGTGGGCGAGGATGGGCACATCTTCATGATCGACATGGAAATGGAACCCGCCGGCATTGTCATCTCAGTTTGTTGCATTCAGCCTCACATTACTGGATCCAAGTTCATGTGCAGGCTGTCAATATCATGCAATGAAACGGGATACTATCAGGCTGCCGAGTTCCAAATGAGCATCACTAATCTGTATGATGGGATGCCCAAGGACTTCATGTTCCTTGTGCCCAAGGGGTTGCTTCGACCTGCCATAACCATTGTGCCTGTGACTATCACGCCAGAATAG